In one window of Bradyrhizobium sp. AZCC 1721 DNA:
- a CDS encoding ribonucleotide-diphosphate reductase subunit beta: MLDWSEPSASPRQTPPPVVVQSVTQAEQTGLGMIDRRGGRVSVDDKRMINCRADVNQLLPLKYKWAWEKYLAGCNNHWMPTEVSMQADIALWKSRDGLTEDERRAIKRNLGFFAASESLVANNIVLAIYRHLTNPECRQYLLRQSFEEAVHTHTFQYIVESLGLDEGELFNMYREVPSITDKAAWALKHTQHLDDPDFRTGTPQADQAFLRDLVAFYVIFEGMWFYTGFAQILSLGRRNKMVGIAEQYQYILRDESIHLNFGIDVINQIKIENPHLWTKAFQDEVRAMVREAAELEAAYGRDTMPRGFLGLNAALCESYMHFVANRRCAQLGLQRVFDETENPFPWMSEAMDLKKEKNFFETRVIEYQNGGALSWE; encoded by the coding sequence ATGCTCGACTGGTCCGAACCATCCGCATCCCCGCGTCAGACGCCGCCGCCCGTCGTGGTGCAATCCGTTACCCAGGCCGAACAAACCGGCCTCGGCATGATAGATCGTCGCGGCGGACGCGTATCTGTCGACGACAAGCGGATGATCAACTGCCGCGCCGACGTCAATCAATTGCTGCCGCTGAAGTACAAATGGGCCTGGGAGAAATATCTCGCCGGCTGCAACAATCACTGGATGCCTACAGAAGTTTCCATGCAGGCCGACATCGCGCTGTGGAAATCGCGCGACGGGCTGACGGAAGACGAGCGCCGCGCCATCAAGCGTAACCTCGGCTTCTTCGCCGCTTCCGAAAGCCTGGTCGCCAACAATATCGTGCTGGCGATCTACCGCCATCTGACCAATCCGGAGTGCCGGCAATATCTGCTGCGGCAGTCGTTCGAGGAGGCGGTGCACACCCACACCTTCCAATACATCGTCGAAAGCTTGGGGTTGGACGAGGGCGAGCTGTTCAACATGTATCGCGAGGTGCCGTCGATTACCGACAAAGCGGCGTGGGCACTGAAGCACACGCAGCATCTCGACGATCCGGATTTCAGGACCGGCACGCCGCAAGCCGACCAGGCGTTCCTGCGCGATCTCGTCGCCTTCTACGTCATATTCGAAGGCATGTGGTTCTATACGGGCTTCGCGCAGATTCTCTCGCTCGGCCGCCGCAACAAGATGGTCGGCATCGCCGAGCAGTACCAGTACATCCTGCGCGATGAGTCCATTCACCTGAATTTCGGCATCGATGTCATCAACCAGATCAAGATCGAAAACCCGCATCTATGGACCAAGGCGTTCCAGGACGAAGTCCGCGCCATGGTGCGCGAGGCGGCCGAACTGGAAGCGGCCTACGGGCGAGACACCATGCCGCGCGGGTTTCTCGGGCTGAATGCGGCGCTGTGCGAGAGCTACATGCACTTCGTCGCCAATCGCCGCTGCGCGCAACTCGGGCTGCAGCGGGTGTTCGACGAGACCGAGAATCCGTTTCCCTGGATGTCGGAAGCGATGGACCTGAAGAAGGAGAAGAATTTCTTCGAGACGCGGGTGATCGAGTACCAGAACGGCGGTGCGCTGAGCTGGGAGTAG